A single window of Oerskovia paurometabola DNA harbors:
- a CDS encoding ThuA domain-containing protein yields MAAAHDGPHAPGDDRKVLIFTKTTQFRHSEAITQGTPVLEAAFADVGIASDHTEDSSVFTDAGLAEYDALVMFQTSGDPWNADQKAALERYQQAGGGIVAIHNATDMRGNYGWWDDMIGALMPGHAATGNSPGLPGTVRVEDRVHPSTSHLDQRWNRADEWYNYSANVRGSAHVLATMDESTYDAGGNKMGADHPISWCKPYDGGRAWMTGMGHFGAHFTGEPDLVQHIVGGVQWASGQVAGDCGGTDWGQFEKVALDTNTSAPFGMDVAPDGRVFFTELVRGQIRVYDPRTQNTTTAITIPVYSGGEDGLLGIALDKDFATNGYLYQYYSPASADDTNPENFFNRISRFTVTDGGPGGTVIDPASEKVLIEVPAGRLPDEPGHTGGSLIFDDRTGDLYIGVGDDVNPHSEPSGGYAPLSERDGRLHDARATSANTNDLRGKVLRIHPEADGTYTIPEGNLFAPGTDKTLPEIYAMGFRNPFRFTIDPATGNLGVADYSPDNGSDNLANRGPAGIAEWNLIQEPGFFGWPLCMGKNEPFRDVDYRTNPVTVGANFDCAAPVNDSILNTGLTQLPAAQPADMYYGYQRTSAPGVINAGGGLAPMGGPFYSYDADLVSDTKFPEYYDGKPFFYEWARNKMYSIDLKDATPKGAAVEKVNPFLSNEQFLAPIDSTFGPEGALYVLDWGGGFGRDNPNSGLHRIDYISGSRSPVAKPAATPDSGTAPLTVTFDGAASTDPENEALTYAWDFDGDGTTDSTEAAPSHTYTANGVYDARLTVSDPSGKVGTATVPITVGNTRPEVDFNLPPTGSFFDFGDRIDWDVEVSDAEDSSIVDENVIIQPALGHDAHAHPSEPLHGTTGSVETGLGGGHGEDMNVFYVLDARYTDGGGEGDVPALTGSDTTLVFGKKREAEFQTATQGTTQVPSRDVEGGGSVITGKDGAWSSYDPFNLHQISALSLRVSAAQAGTVELRRDAPDGELLATASVPETGLGTFTDVRVDVADPGESFTLYVVFPGAGERRLNFIEAHGKGISATTRPEVVVTAPEAGVQLEQGAITVTADATDAENTVTQVEFFVNGQSIGTDTSAPYTTTWNATADNYYKLTAVATNDKGLTTKSRIVMAQVGDLFAGMKTFTNANGTFEQLSEGKYLVTSAGANMWQGTDEYSAIYKEAGADEKWSATVKVNSQGNSNGSAKAGLIVRNDVTQPGKSPGYAALGIRPSGGFEWLRGNAAGQLLTSSAASSTSYPAWVRIERDGDLYTASWSKDGENFTQIGDPVSLPGAASVQDVGLFVTAHSSATSAVEFQDFSFDDDPVDPTEPGTDTPPQCAAQKSDDFDAADINTGRWTVVRTAPGKSITVTDGKAVLPVVQGDINEAVPGPISYLGQPAPAGAWEIQTKVEVPLARHWQHAGLLVHVNDDEYTKFAFTKNQNGNRFLEFQTETGGARTWHGQTNVAADFPSSVYLKLTSTGTAITAAYSADGQTWTAIPGSAPVKANATFGVIAAGDTGTADSVALVDWFKVTPDSEDDGTREPSDEFDGTALDGCRWNNVVRYDASKVEVAGGELRITTQPGDINNTNPISPRNFVLQAAPEGDWVAETRFKAPLMHRWQYAGLMAYGDDDNYVKLDVVAKNQPGTPLNLGAELASEKNAASSGGNRQLEIADTTESGYWYLRMEKVGNTYQGWVSDGGVNWTSLGAPVTNDAALTSFGLVAIGPEQEVPVTVAFDWFHVTTGDEDTQAPVVAVAQDPAAGASGWNTGAVTVSATATDDVSQAPSIEVKVGNADWAPYTDGIALTAGGEHSLTFRASDEAGNVSQEVVHVVKIDATAPTATAELSKRTVTLAGADTGSGLARVEYRLADTPADEWLEYTEPVVVGDGAVEVSYRAVDVAGNVSEPLTLSVPPVEGGVTAEVVAKTQCTAGKVLVNVRVVNTDDAPATIKVSTPFGTKTFTGVAPGKSASQSFASRATSVEAGSATVVATIGDRTSTYTVDYAAASCG; encoded by the coding sequence ATGGCTGCCGCCCACGACGGACCACATGCTCCCGGTGACGACCGCAAGGTCCTCATCTTCACCAAGACGACCCAGTTCCGGCACTCCGAGGCGATCACGCAGGGCACCCCGGTGCTCGAGGCGGCGTTCGCCGACGTGGGCATCGCGTCCGACCACACCGAGGACTCCTCGGTCTTCACCGACGCGGGACTGGCCGAGTACGACGCCCTGGTGATGTTCCAGACGTCGGGCGACCCGTGGAACGCCGACCAGAAGGCCGCGCTCGAGCGCTACCAGCAGGCTGGCGGCGGCATCGTCGCGATCCACAACGCGACCGACATGCGCGGGAACTACGGCTGGTGGGACGACATGATCGGGGCGCTCATGCCCGGTCACGCCGCGACCGGCAACAGCCCCGGCCTGCCCGGGACGGTGCGGGTCGAGGACCGCGTGCACCCCTCGACGAGCCACCTCGACCAGCGCTGGAACCGCGCCGACGAGTGGTACAACTACTCGGCCAACGTCCGCGGCAGCGCGCACGTGCTCGCCACGATGGACGAGTCGACGTACGACGCGGGCGGCAACAAGATGGGCGCCGACCACCCGATCTCGTGGTGCAAGCCCTACGACGGCGGCCGCGCCTGGATGACCGGCATGGGCCACTTCGGCGCGCACTTCACCGGTGAGCCGGACCTGGTCCAGCACATCGTGGGCGGTGTCCAGTGGGCGTCCGGCCAGGTGGCCGGCGACTGCGGCGGCACCGACTGGGGCCAGTTCGAGAAGGTCGCGCTCGACACCAACACGAGCGCACCCTTCGGCATGGACGTCGCGCCCGACGGCCGCGTGTTCTTCACCGAGCTCGTGCGCGGACAGATCCGCGTCTACGACCCGCGCACCCAGAACACCACGACCGCGATCACCATCCCCGTGTACTCGGGCGGCGAGGACGGCCTGCTGGGCATCGCGCTCGACAAGGACTTCGCGACCAACGGGTACCTGTACCAGTACTACTCGCCGGCCTCGGCCGACGACACGAACCCGGAGAACTTCTTCAACCGGATCTCGCGCTTCACCGTGACCGACGGCGGTCCGGGCGGCACCGTGATCGACCCGGCCTCGGAGAAGGTCCTCATCGAGGTCCCGGCCGGGCGCCTGCCCGACGAGCCGGGCCACACGGGCGGCAGCCTGATCTTCGACGACCGCACCGGTGACCTGTACATCGGCGTGGGCGACGACGTGAACCCGCACTCGGAGCCCTCGGGCGGCTACGCCCCGCTCTCGGAGCGCGACGGCCGCCTGCACGACGCGCGCGCGACGTCGGCCAACACCAACGACCTGCGCGGCAAGGTGCTCCGCATCCACCCCGAGGCCGACGGCACGTACACGATCCCCGAGGGCAACCTGTTCGCCCCGGGCACCGACAAGACGCTGCCCGAGATCTACGCCATGGGCTTCCGCAACCCGTTCCGGTTCACGATCGACCCCGCCACGGGCAACCTCGGCGTGGCCGACTACTCGCCGGACAACGGTTCCGACAACCTCGCGAACCGCGGTCCCGCGGGCATCGCCGAGTGGAACCTCATCCAGGAGCCGGGCTTCTTCGGCTGGCCCCTGTGCATGGGCAAGAACGAGCCCTTCCGTGACGTCGACTACCGCACCAACCCGGTCACGGTGGGCGCCAACTTCGACTGCGCCGCCCCGGTCAACGACTCGATCCTGAACACGGGTCTGACGCAGCTCCCCGCGGCCCAGCCCGCGGACATGTACTACGGCTACCAGCGCACCTCGGCCCCCGGCGTCATCAACGCCGGCGGCGGGCTCGCACCCATGGGTGGCCCGTTCTACAGCTACGACGCCGACCTCGTGTCGGACACCAAGTTCCCCGAGTACTACGACGGCAAGCCCTTCTTCTACGAGTGGGCGCGCAACAAGATGTACTCGATCGACCTCAAGGACGCCACACCGAAGGGCGCTGCTGTCGAGAAGGTCAACCCGTTCCTGTCGAACGAGCAGTTCCTCGCCCCGATCGACTCGACGTTCGGCCCCGAGGGCGCGCTCTACGTGCTCGACTGGGGCGGCGGCTTCGGGCGTGACAACCCGAACTCGGGCCTGCACCGCATCGACTACATCTCCGGTTCGCGCTCCCCGGTCGCCAAGCCGGCCGCCACGCCTGACTCGGGCACGGCCCCGCTCACCGTCACGTTCGACGGCGCCGCGAGCACGGACCCCGAGAACGAGGCGCTCACGTACGCGTGGGACTTCGACGGTGACGGCACGACCGACTCGACCGAGGCGGCCCCGAGCCACACCTACACCGCGAACGGCGTCTACGACGCCCGCCTCACGGTGAGCGACCCGTCGGGCAAGGTCGGTACCGCCACGGTCCCGATCACGGTCGGCAACACGCGCCCCGAGGTCGACTTCAACCTGCCGCCGACCGGGTCGTTCTTCGACTTCGGCGACCGGATCGACTGGGACGTCGAGGTCAGCGACGCCGAGGACTCCTCGATTGTCGACGAGAACGTCATCATCCAGCCGGCGCTCGGGCACGACGCCCACGCGCACCCCTCCGAGCCGCTCCACGGCACGACGGGCTCGGTCGAGACCGGCCTGGGCGGTGGCCACGGCGAGGACATGAACGTCTTCTACGTGCTCGACGCCCGGTACACGGACGGCGGCGGCGAGGGCGACGTGCCCGCGCTGACCGGCTCCGACACGACGCTGGTGTTCGGCAAGAAGCGTGAGGCCGAGTTCCAGACCGCTACCCAGGGCACGACCCAGGTCCCCAGCCGGGACGTCGAGGGCGGCGGGTCCGTCATCACGGGCAAGGACGGGGCCTGGTCCTCGTACGACCCCTTCAACCTCCACCAGATCAGCGCCCTGTCGCTGCGCGTCTCGGCAGCCCAGGCGGGCACCGTCGAGCTGCGTCGTGACGCTCCCGACGGCGAGCTCCTCGCCACGGCCTCCGTCCCGGAGACCGGGCTGGGCACCTTCACGGACGTGCGCGTCGACGTGGCGGACCCGGGCGAGAGCTTCACGCTGTACGTCGTGTTCCCCGGTGCGGGCGAGCGTCGCCTGAACTTCATCGAGGCGCACGGCAAGGGCATCTCGGCCACGACCCGTCCCGAGGTCGTCGTGACCGCTCCCGAGGCGGGCGTCCAGCTCGAGCAGGGCGCGATCACGGTCACCGCGGACGCGACCGACGCCGAGAACACGGTCACGCAGGTCGAGTTCTTCGTGAACGGCCAGTCGATCGGCACGGACACGTCCGCGCCGTACACGACGACGTGGAACGCCACGGCGGACAACTACTACAAGCTGACCGCGGTCGCCACGAACGACAAGGGGCTCACCACGAAGTCCCGCATCGTCATGGCTCAGGTCGGTGACCTGTTCGCCGGCATGAAGACCTTCACCAACGCGAACGGCACGTTCGAGCAGCTCTCCGAGGGCAAGTACCTCGTGACCTCCGCGGGTGCCAACATGTGGCAGGGCACCGACGAGTACTCGGCCATCTACAAGGAGGCCGGCGCGGACGAGAAGTGGTCCGCGACGGTCAAGGTCAACAGCCAGGGCAACTCGAACGGGTCCGCCAAGGCGGGTCTCATCGTCCGCAACGACGTGACGCAGCCGGGCAAGTCGCCGGGCTACGCGGCCCTGGGCATCCGCCCGAGCGGCGGCTTCGAGTGGCTGCGCGGCAACGCCGCGGGGCAGCTCCTGACCTCCTCGGCGGCCAGCTCGACGAGCTACCCCGCGTGGGTGCGGATCGAGCGCGACGGTGACCTGTACACCGCGTCGTGGAGCAAGGACGGCGAGAACTTCACCCAGATCGGCGACCCGGTGTCCCTGCCGGGAGCGGCGTCGGTCCAGGACGTCGGTCTCTTCGTGACGGCGCACAGCTCCGCCACGAGCGCGGTCGAGTTCCAGGACTTCTCGTTCGACGACGATCCTGTCGACCCGACCGAGCCCGGGACGGACACCCCGCCGCAGTGCGCTGCGCAGAAGTCGGACGACTTCGACGCCGCGGACATCAACACCGGTCGCTGGACCGTGGTGCGCACCGCACCCGGGAAGTCGATCACCGTCACGGACGGCAAGGCGGTCCTGCCCGTCGTCCAGGGCGACATCAACGAGGCGGTCCCGGGCCCGATCAGCTACCTGGGCCAGCCGGCACCTGCCGGGGCGTGGGAGATCCAGACCAAGGTCGAGGTCCCGCTCGCACGGCACTGGCAGCACGCGGGTCTCCTCGTGCACGTGAACGACGACGAGTACACCAAGTTCGCGTTCACGAAGAACCAGAACGGCAACCGCTTCCTGGAGTTCCAGACGGAGACCGGCGGTGCGCGCACGTGGCACGGCCAGACGAACGTCGCGGCGGACTTCCCGTCGTCGGTCTACCTCAAGCTGACCTCCACGGGCACGGCCATCACGGCCGCGTACTCCGCGGACGGCCAGACGTGGACCGCGATCCCGGGCTCTGCACCGGTCAAGGCGAACGCCACCTTCGGCGTCATCGCCGCAGGGGACACGGGGACGGCCGACTCGGTCGCCCTGGTCGACTGGTTCAAGGTCACGCCGGACTCCGAGGACGACGGTACCCGTGAGCCGTCCGACGAGTTCGACGGCACCGCTCTCGACGGCTGCCGCTGGAACAACGTGGTCCGCTACGACGCCTCGAAGGTCGAGGTCGCCGGTGGCGAGCTGCGCATCACCACGCAGCCGGGCGACATCAACAACACGAACCCGATCAGCCCGCGCAACTTCGTGCTCCAGGCAGCCCCCGAGGGCGACTGGGTCGCGGAGACGCGCTTCAAGGCACCGCTGATGCACCGCTGGCAGTACGCCGGTCTGATGGCCTACGGCGACGACGACAACTACGTCAAGCTCGACGTGGTCGCCAAGAACCAGCCGGGCACCCCGCTCAACCTGGGTGCCGAGCTCGCGTCGGAGAAGAACGCGGCCTCGAGCGGCGGCAACCGTCAGCTCGAGATCGCGGACACGACCGAGTCGGGCTACTGGTACCTGCGCATGGAGAAGGTGGGCAACACCTACCAGGGCTGGGTCAGCGACGGCGGGGTCAACTGGACGTCTCTCGGGGCGCCCGTCACCAACGACGCCGCACTGACGTCCTTCGGTCTCGTGGCCATCGGCCCCGAGCAGGAGGTCCCGGTCACGGTGGCGTTCGACTGGTTCCACGTCACCACGGGTGACGAGGACACGCAGGCGCCGGTCGTGGCCGTCGCACAGGACCCGGCGGCCGGCGCGTCCGGCTGGAACACCGGGGCCGTGACGGTCTCCGCGACGGCGACCGACGACGTCTCGCAGGCGCCGTCGATCGAGGTCAAGGTCGGGAACGCCGACTGGGCCCCGTACACGGACGGCATCGCGCTCACGGCGGGCGGAGAGCACTCGCTCACCTTCCGCGCGAGCGACGAGGCCGGCAACGTGTCGCAGGAGGTCGTGCACGTGGTGAAGATCGACGCCACGGCACCGACCGCCACGGCCGAGCTGTCCAAGCGCACGGTCACCCTGGCCGGCGCGGACACCGGCTCGGGCCTCGCCCGGGTCGAGTACCGCCTCGCCGACACCCCCGCGGACGAGTGGCTCGAGTACACCGAGCCCGTCGTCGTCGGGGACGGGGCCGTCGAGGTCTCGTACC